Genomic DNA from Coffea arabica cultivar ET-39 chromosome 7e, Coffea Arabica ET-39 HiFi, whole genome shotgun sequence:
AGCGCGCTTCCCTGTGGTTTAGTTGAAGACACCTTGTCAAGATGAGCATCTGGAATCCAGCAATCACCCCATATATTGGTACTTTTTCCATTCCCAATCCTCCTCCGAATTCCTCCCTCCATAAACTTCCTTGTCCCCATCAATCCTTTCCAGGTCCACGAAGCATTTGCAGGAACCTTGCAGTTGAAAATGGACTCCTTAGGAAAGTATCGAGCTTTAAGCACTTTACTAACAAGCAAGTTTGGTTGAGTGAGTAATCTCCACACTTGCTTGCCTAGTAAAGCTATATTAAAGGCCTCTAAATCTTTAAATCCTAGTCCTCCAAATTTCCTGTCCAGTGCAATGTTACTCCAAGAGCTCcaatgcattttgtttcttccaTTTGCCTCTCCCCACCAATAATTAGCCATTATGGAGTTTATATCCTTACGCAGCCTTTTAGGAAGCTTGAAACATGACATAGTATATGTTGGCAAGGCTAGAGCTACTGCTTTAAGCATTACCTCTTTCCCAGCTGCACTCAACAACTTATTTTTCCACCTTTGTAGCCTGTGTTGGATATTATCCTTAATGTACCCAAATAACTGATTTTTGGATCGAGTAACTACCATTGGAAGCCCCAAATATCTCCCTTTGTTAACTATCTGAATGTCTCCTAGAGCTTGAGAAGTAACCAGTTGTAGTTGCTGATCCACATTTTTACTAAAGAGAACTGAGGACTTCTCCAAGTTAATCATCTGTCcagtacccttttcatacacaTGTAGAATCCTTCTCAGTTCAGTTGCATTCTTTGGGTCGGCTTTGCAAAATATCAGCGAGTCATCCGCAAAAAATAAATGGGACACAGTAGGACCAAGTCTACTGATTTTTAGACCCATTATCCTTTTCTCCTCCGTTGCTGTGTGGAGTAAACTAGAGAGTCCTTCTGAACATAAGAGAAACAGGTATAGTGACAACGGATCACCTTGCCTAATTCCTCTCTGGGGGGTCACATATTCTCTAATTTCGCCATTGATCGTGAAAGAGTAATTGACTGTTGACATGCACTCCATGATCCACCTCCTCCATCGATCATTGAATCCCATTTTGTTCATCACAGCATCCAAAAACCTCCATTCAACTCTGTCATAAGCCTTAGACATGTCTAATTTCACAGCCATAAAACCATCTTTGCCTAGCCTTTTGTTATTAAGATAATGAATGAACTCATGAGAGAGCATGATATTATCAAGAATTTGCCTTCCAGGAATGAAGGCAGACTGATTTTTACTAATGCAGTGGTGAAGAACCTGCTTGAGTCTATTAGCGAGAATTTTGGCTATGATTTTGTACACAGTAGAGCAGAGGCTGATTGGTCTATACTGCTTAAGGGATGTAGGATTTATGACTTTGGGAATGAGTGATATGATTGTAGGATTTAGGATGTAGGATTTAATGAGATGTGATGGTAATTGATAGGATACAAATTAGTTAACAAATTTGTGAATACTTTCTTATAGTTTTGGTCAAATATTATATTATTGGATTGATTCTACTCATATTTAGCAATTGGTGTTGATTGTAGAAATATGACAAGAAAAAGAGTAAAAAGTGGTTCAATGAATAAATTTCTGGCAGAAGACTCTTAGTTTGTTCCACACGGGCGCGCTTAAGTCCAACCTCCAAGGTCGCAAGTTCGGGATTGTCTCGCGTAGACCGCTCCAATTCCAATTTGACCTCCCTGTGCAAACGAGATTCCTTTTCCAGACGTGAAAGTATCCATCTTTGTTTAGGACACTATTAATTTCCTcttgtttccattttctttattatttccTTTTGCCAAAGGAATTTGCATATGTTTTAGACAGCTATATAAATAGAAATAGACATTAGAATTAGGGTTgagctt
This window encodes:
- the LOC113700744 gene encoding uncharacterized protein, which translates into the protein MSKAYDRVEWRFLDAVMNKMGFNDRWRRWIMECMSTVNYSFTINGEIREYVTPQRGIRQGDPLSLYLFLLCSEGLSSLLHTATEEKRIMGLKISRLGPTVSHLFFADDSLIFCKADPKNATELRRILHVYEKGTGQMINLEKSSVLFSKNVDQQLQLVTSQALGDIQIVNKGRYLGLPMVVTRSKNQLFGYIKDNIQHRLQRWKNKLLSAAGKEVMLKAVALALPTYTMSCFKLPKRLRKDINSIMANYWWGEANGRNKMHWSSWSNIALDRKFGGLGFKDLEAFNIALLGKQVWRLLTQPNLLVSKVLKARYFPKESIFNCKVPANASWTWKGLMGTRKFMEGGIRRRIGNGKSTNIWGDCWIPDAHLDKVSSTKPQGSALQKVHDLIHQRKWNRPLIFATFSNQDAGKILNIPISLGDREDCHYWIHRTNGIYTVGSAYRKLTQDATLDHQGCFKKWWTTVTEAKARTEGNDHLSLTANILWHIWKNRNAREFDGKQRQPWKTVQKAQEEWFEFKEANDKSSTRSIEETGTRQSQVQLQEQRHNSVTLRLAIQVRKVTSQLGIGITCAGNIQQQAQGWALHDRSSGNHLIDELEAIKLLLSKAAVYQFENIEVRLDNKRVFHLIQHAKTQDMRVTTLLEDILTLKALFRMCSICLVNGDNNHLSNRISAYALNIIQDEEFVIP